ATTCGTCCAAATAACCTTCCGCATCAACAGGCATCGACAAGACTACcttgtataatttcattatGGCTCATACTAAGTAACGGGATCGACCAAAGCGAACTCAAACATCGAATCGTTCTCTGCGCTTCTCATAAGCTGAACGTAACGGGAACAATGTTGTTCCATAATGAAGCCAGTCCCTACCACCCTCGAGCGTTTATAATAAATCTACACACATCAATAATCTTGTTTTATTAACTGCTCCAGCACATTGTCTATGAAAGGTGGAAGGGAAATAAACAGAAATGCGGCCTAGAAAAAAAGTTCAGTCATAGCCTGAAATCCGCTGAAATGCTGGCACTGCTGCCAGATTTTGACCGTCAAAATATGCTAGATTTCGCAAAAATACAAGCTAGAACAAgctaaaaattgtaaaaaatagGCTACAAATAAAACAGCACAAAGATATATTGATTTCTAATTGTATGCGCAATCCATATCCGTCAAATTTCAATAGAATTTTAGTGGTATACATCcaacaattaaatatttctaaaacaaaccttatatttaatattaagtTTAATGACTTAACAGTCATTTTGTTCGTAAGTTTGGTCTTAACGATATTCATTTGACTGAATACCCGTTCAATCACAGCATTTGACCACGGTAGACTTCAAATTCCAATGGCAAATGAAGCGATTTCTTCAAAAGGTTTGTTTTTGCCAGCATTTTTGTAAATCAGTATGTACTTCTGACCAAAGCTTTATAGTGTCATCCGTAATTTGCCAAGGGACTAAGTGAATTTTTTAGGGGAATTAAAAGACGCCAGATTTGAGGCTATAaagattttcaaaatttttcaAGCATATATCAAATAAGCTATATCTAGACTTAAATAGGCTAAACTGGCAACACTGATCACTGGTCGTGAGTACTACTTGGTACTACTtctattttatatttgtttgtaAACATGCGTTTCCCGTCTTTCTATATGTTGTGCTGTATTGTATTGTTGTTCTCTGGTCCGTTTGATTTCTGAAttgaaaaaacagcaaaatatCTGTAATGAAAAAACTCCTCGAAAGGCTTTGTTGTTGACTTGTTGCTTTCGCAACATAATCTTACTCAGCTCTCTTTTAATTGATTCAAAACCTAaagataaattaaattaattaatttgtagaACATGTCGCATCTCCTGAATCTTCTATAATTGGCAATGGCGATCGAAGCCGGGTTTCCGGGTAGGCTCAGATCCCtgtactatatatacatacatatatatatatatgtatataaatttatCCATAgttaaaaaattgttaaaagacATGAGTTTAATCTTAAGGGAAGCTATGGAGTCCCGATTCAAAGAAAATGTATGACCTTCAGCTCTTACTTCAGCCACTAGGACCGATTTCATGACGCCAAGATAAAATACGTGTATGTAGTCTAAGGGAAACTGATTTACCATATCTATTGGCATATTTTCAAGAACAAGTTTGCCTTGGATGTTGTGGTTTTCAGGTTGAATACGATTTCGAAAGTTATCATTGATTCGTGGTGGGTTAATTGATTTCTTGAAAATTAGACGGTTGCAGAAAGTTTCTCCTTGCAAGAATAAAAACCCGAATGATATTTCACACCCCATATAAATGCGCGGGCTGGCGCATCGCATATACGTACTTTTATAGATATtcagatacacatatattGAAATATCATTTCTTCCTTTATTAATTCTCCTAACTCGTAAACAAATtcagatacacatatattGAAATATCATTTCTTCCTTTATTAATTCTCCTAACTCGCAAACAAATtcagatacacatatattGAAATATCATTTCTTCCTTTATTAATTCTCCTAACTCGCAAACAAATTCTTGCCAATAAACATTGGGATCTCATGACTTCGAATTACCTGCAAATATCCCAGCCACTaaattacatatacatatatgtatttaaagaGTCTTTAATATAGTAATGAACATACTCGCATAGCTCTACAATTCGTTTCGTTAGTACGTACACCTCGTGGTAGGAACCTTGCCACCTCAGGAAGATTGCCATATTGATGACATTATTAGCAGGCAGCCACTTAGCTAACCGATTATTAAAGTCAGTTGAACTGGAATGTTCagtaaatggaaatttattacTTTCCTCGTGTTCAGTAAACTGGAATGCATTACTTTCGGAAAGTCATGCATTTTGTTCAAATTCGGGTTCCGAAATGTTTTGCCCATAATTCAGTCTAACCTAAAAATATCCAGTAGCTGTTTGAACATGTCCAGCCTCtccgatatacatatgtttggcttttttgtttgtatgacattttatttgttttataaataacacaaccccacaaaaaaaaagtgtcgTGGGCGGCTGACCAGAGTATCATATCCCTATGTATTTTGGGGCCTTGAACACGAATCCAGATTTGCTCCGTCACGTCCggtcttttttcttttctagCCTCATAAAACCAATATGGTCGAAACATGGTGGAAActcatttgaaaaatgaaTCCGATTTGCTTGAAACTCGTCACTCGGGGGCTTTTGGGGTCGCTGAttacgaaaaagaaaaacactaaTGACTTCTCGCCCACTAATCTGTCGACACTGTAGTGTCCAACTATtcgaaaatcaaaagaaaaaaaaagaaaggaaaaggtCGAACAAGGTACACTTTAGGTACACTTTCTAGAAAGATACTTTTCATACCGCCCTCGCTAGCATAGCTCGAAGAAATTGGTGGAATGCAGGAGATCCAGAAGATCATCCGATTGCACAGTTATGTTAAAGCTTAAAGCTCAGCTTAGGCATGCAATAGGTACAGGCGAATAGACTTTATTCATGTGAAATCATTCCCCTGCATAGTTTCACTTACGGCACACGTATATATAGATTTTCGTGATTTTCGCAATCGCAGAGTGAATGGTGAAGACACGTGGAGTTACATAACTTCCAATTTTTCACTATTATCTAATCATCCGCTGTTTATATGGATTAATAAATCCGAAGAGTGGCGTTAGCTGAACTACCCGagggaaaagtgaaaataaagtgaaattcTTGAAAGAAGCAAAGGTACGTTAGTCCACCGTGGAAAGATAAGGTTCTGACACAGTTTTATTTAGGGATAGGAGTACTGGAAAATCTTAATACAGCCAAGCCGGCCAACCAATCTACGGTATCAACTACTAAAACAACCAAGCTGACCGTTTGGGAGTTAGCGCAGTGCACATCCACGGCGGCAAAGTGAAGGCTGAACCGCTGACGTTGGGCTAGCTCAATATCGGAAATCATTTACGGCTCGTGAAAGACCAACCACCATACACCACTGCTGGACGTCCGAATTTCAGTTTGAACCTGCCGATCTCATAAAAAAAGCCGGAGGACATAATCGTCACCAACCTACGAAAACTTACAAAGGATTGAGTAATTAGGCTAGCCTAAACCACATTGCCTCAGAACCACTCTTGCTGTCAGCagatttgtgtttattttgattCCCGTGTTtctcaaattaaatttcaagtgCAAGTTCCCGTTTGCCTTTATCACTATCACATAAAAATCTATACGCTGCTGCTCTAAGAACCAGCTGATTAGATCCACATATTCATATCTCGTTTATCATTGTGTTGATTAATGTTGTAACTAAATAGCTTCCTCCAATGAGTAAATTTGTAACGTAACTGACGATTTTGAAAACTGAGCAATATGAGTTCGGGATAATGTGtttctctttatatatatatatacatttatactgACCAACCTCTAAATTACACAGTGCATACAAATGAATCCGTCAAAGTCATCTTGGGCCCAACGATACACCGATGAGTTTAACCAATTACTGTGAGTACCACTAGTGGCTGAAACCACAATGTCTATACACCAATGCAGGCGTAAGTTTGTTGaagtagatatatatatactgattTGAAAGAATATTACCCCCCTCAAATGCTCaaataattaagtttttttttttttgctgatccaagaagaaggaagtctgtatatttttgtttatttgtaaatGTAGGGAATCGGAttatatttgtaatttatgtaaaaaaaaaaaaaaaaaatatatatatcaatagAATCTCACCTGGTTAGGGACatttaacataaaaataaaaggaatttgTAATCATGAATATGTCTGCCTAAACTAAATATTATCTCCGTCCGTCAAGTACTTATGCTTATCTCCCTCAAAATGCACTAGAAGATGTTGGATCTTTGAATTGGGACAACGCCCGAATGTAAACGCGTTTGTCATGGTTGGGTGGGTAAAGACTAGGGACATATATCACCGCTGCTCCCTCCATCAGACAGAAGACGAACTACACTTTTTCTAAGCGTTTTCTAAATGCGTATCGGCGCAGAGTGGAaatgagttttttttattggttatTGACATTAACGTCGAGATCctgcttattttttttgaaGCGCATTATATTGATTTGTGTCAGGAAAACTGTGTAGCTAGGGGAGAAAGAACCCCGACCAATCCGACGAGCTGGACCCGAGCACAGCAAGAATGCGCGCATTCGAACCTAGCTTCCTATTAACATGAGGTCAGAAAAAAACCATCTATTGGCCACTGTCGGAGTTAGAGCCTAAATAGGCTCTGGCCCCAACTCACTGGCAAAGACTGAACACTACAACACGTGAACACAGCCGAAGGCGCATTGCCGGAACCACACGAAGGCTTGctgctttttttgtgttcgGACCGGCAGCGCAGGCGCAGCGCACTTTCCTATTGCTAAACTCCTGCTTGCGAGCTCGTTTGCGAGAGTTTTGCGATACAAAACCAATCGCTTGTACACAAGCTGGCTTGCGAGCTCGTTCGCGAGCATTTTGCGGGACTCTCGCAAAAGGCACGTTTGTTTCTTTACTGGGCTGTCATTTGGTTTGGCTGTTCGCAAAACGGACAAATGGATTTTTGAGTTAatgcggggaggggaggatgGTAGGTGAGGCAACACAGATTGCGATATCTTTGAATTTTGCCAGCTCTTGTCATGAATGTCGCGAAAAACATAGAAAGAAAGAGATATTTCTGTTATGTCTCCTTCCACCTAATGATATATTTAATTCGAATTTTAGAATATTTTATCTATTATCATTGTTCCAAAACGGTTTTTTAATGTCGCTGCATCAGtcgctctatctctttctcttctcAAACCATAACCAGTCATTAATCTTTCTCCTCTTTGCCTgcatcaatagccgaatcTCGACAGCCACGTCTGCCTGCCTTTCCGTTTGGTTTATTCTTCTCAGAATTAACAGCTGAAGCCACGGGCTCTTTTAATATCACACACAAAGCAGAGCAGTTGTTCAAAgttttgaatgcattttctaTAAGTCTTGTAAGCAAAATTGTCTTGTAGGCCCCTTAAAGGAAAGCGCATTTCATAGCATTGactaaaaaaaattcaaatttcatgGACTACTCTTCTTATTTGAAGAGGAAGTTGGGCGCGAAGTATGTAAATCGAATGAGGGTGACAGCCCTTTCCTCTTTACAAAAATTTCCCATAAATTACGATAGGTGGAGCTAACATATTTTACATAGAGACGGTTGTAATTttgaatttcatttcgttCTCCTTCGGACAAGGCTACCAGCTGGTCGGCACATCCTTGCACTTGCACCTGTCCGACAGCACAGTGGCAACTCTGCGCGCACAGTCACGTTTTCGTTGTCGATTCCTCAGCTCGGAAAATTATTGAATTCCAAACAGAAGAAAGCGAGAAAAAGTCCCATTCGCCAAATACCAATCGAGTGCTAGACACGACGCGAGTGAgacagctgctggccagcCCCCCAAAACGTCCCcacaaaaatcataaaaaccaaaagtgTAATTGGCAAAAGCTCGagaacaaagaaagaaaaaagggaCACTCACAGGCAGGCAGAACAGGGCAGGGAAGGGCTTCCCCCCAAGGCAAAAGGGTGCAGGGAAACAAAAACCTGAGATTGCAGCTAGGAAGTGTGCCCCAGCATCCCAGCAGCTGGAACCTAAAGGATAATACTCTCCAGGCTGGACTTGAGGCGATTGCGATAGCGATAGCGATTTCGTTCGAGGCTCGTCCGGTCCGAAAGGAAAGTAGACGTGGTGTTGTCGACAGTCGCCAATCGCAGCCCCCTCGCCCCGCGATTGTTGTTATTGTATTATTATGTAAGCCTGCTGTTTTGTTCAACTTTTATTGTCAGAGGCAATTGAATGGCATTGCTGCCGCACCCGCACGCGCACCCGCACCCGAACCACTACCGCAGAGCCACCCAGACCAGTTCAAccaccacccaaccacccaaaGCACACAGCAACACGAacaccacaacagcaacagcaacaagaatgAAATGAAGGACTTTGTCTAGTctttgcatttatttaatttgatgACTAAgtgatgggtggatggatggatggttggatggatggttggatggatggttggatgggtGGTGGATGGTGATTGAAGGATGGCAGGGAGCAGTGGCAAGGTGTAAGGTAGCTGAGGGTGAGCCCAGTGGGTGAGTGAGTGACTGTGGTGCTGATGTGATTGTGATGCCTTTGTGCCATGTCCTGCATATCGATCGCTGTTCGCGATTATCGATAAATTGCATGACGTGTGAGTCGCAACGTGCTGTAAATTGAGTTCAAGGCAACGCCTCTCCACTGTCTGCCCGCTGCACCCTTAGCTCCTCCGCATCTCCTCTCTGAAAAAAGAGAGCACAAGAATAACAAGTGGAACTACTCCTCTATTCCTTTGCAGACCCCTCCACCTCCCACAAGCAAGATGTCGTCgcctccactgctgctgctcttactccttttgtttttctttgtggGCTGCCTGCCGCTGTCGACGCTGACGCTGGAGAATGTTACTTTAGCAGCggtgcctgcccctgcccctgccccagcctctGATGGTGCCGTGGTCACTGCCGCCTCCGGAGTTGCCTCCaccgctgctgcggctgctccaGCTGTCACGGCCAGCTCCAGTACGGCGGCGGCCATGATAACCACGGACTTTGATAATCTCACggtgagcagcagcaacagcaacaacgattCCAGCGATGAACAGACCAACAACgataacagcaacagcaactccCACGCGAACAGCAACCAAAGCGTGGCCACAACCACAACGGCCACTGCCCATCAGGATCAACAGGAGGCCACACCCCTGGGACAGGGGTTGGTCCCACCCACGGCTGGCCCTGGATCCGGCTCCAACGGCACAGGTGGAGGAGGCGCTGATCCTCACCAGCACGAGATCATCGGCTCAGCGAGTCCCACCAAGGGCGAACAGGAAGCTATACTGCGAGCGCTGGACTGGCTGAAGGAGAAGCGGGCCTCGGACTACGGCTGGGGCAACGACACCCATGTGGTGATCCTGGCCAAGGAGCTGTCTGGCGGCCGGGACCCCAACGAGAGTGCCGATGGTCACATGCAGGTGATCCAAGAGCTGGAGGACACGCTGTCCGtgaaggaaatggaaatcgaGATACTGGCGATGCTGGACCGCCACCACACGCTACCCAAACCCCTCAATCTGGACAAGCTGGCGCGCTATGTGCTGGCGCTCGGGTCGCTGTGCAAGGACCCCAAGCACTTCCACGGCCACGATCTGGTTGCCACACTGCAGCACCATGAGCCGGCCCAGGACATCGAGTTCGCCCTGACGACACTGTCCGCCTGCAGTTCGGCGGCGCATGTGCGGAAGCGGCAGATACGTCGCCTCCTGGACATCGCAAGCGGTGTGACGGACCAGAGCGTGGACGCCATTGCCATGGTCATACTGGCCCTGCGGTGCATCGTCACCGAtcaccgccatcgccatctccagCACTTTGTCCGCCGGCCCGCCCGCGGCCTGGCCAGCCTGCAGGACCAGCGCGGTAGCTTCGGATCGTTGCGCAGCACGGCCCTGGCCATGCAGGCGCTGCAGGACCTGGAGTACGATCCGGCCGGGCACTGGAACCGCACAGCCGCCTCGCGCTACATTCTCAGCCGACAGCGGGCCGACGGCGGCTGGAGCGAGGAGCCGCTCCAAGATGGTCAGGAGCCGGACATCGGTGTCGGCCTCACCGCAGACATTATTCTGGCCCTGGGCTGGAAGGGCCTCGGCGCCGTGCGCGCCCTCCAGTGCGATCATGTGATACGGGAGAGCAGCGATCCAACGGGTAAGGTTCCTCCCCATTGAGGATTCGCCTCCACTTAAGCTCTTCCGGTCTCCCTTTCGCCACACAGAGAACGGTGAGCCGAAGCTGGCGGTACCATTTGGCCTGAGCTCTTCGGCAGAGGAGTCAGACGCGAAGAACATTTCCTACACCTACACGCTCTGGGTGGGCTCCAATGTGAGCGAGGCCTTCTCCCTATCCCTGGTCTCGCCGAAGAACACGAGCTTCTTCAAGGCCATGACCCAGGCGGCCGAAATGGATCCCAGGTGAGTGTGCTCCCGAAAGACCGATGACGAATGATGCACTTAAGTTTTTATTGCTGTTCGATTGACACAGATTCATCTTCGAGGCGCGCGAATGGCCCAATGGCCACTACGTGCACACCCTGTATGGCAAGAAGGAGGAGCCGCGAGGGTGAGTATGGGTGGTAGCTCCACTATGGCCTCAAGCAGTCTGTACGTATAAGCGAATGTCCCGATCCGATCCCTACTAGGTACCACTACTGGCTGCTCTACCGATTGCCCGAACTACCCGATCCCAACAATACGCCTGGGAATCAGCTTATTGCGCCTGTTGGTAAGTGTGGAGCTTCGAATGATGTCCTGTTTCCCTTCTGTTACATGGCTTCTTCTTCTGTGTGTCGTAGGTGTCGATGAGCTAATGGTCGAGGACGGCGAACACTATCTATATTGGTATAAGAAACTCTAAGCACGGGGAGAGCATTGCCTGCCGGCCTTAGACGAAGCTGCAGTTAAATCCACTAAGCAGAGTCGATAAAAACACATTAAATGCTTTAGCTATCGGGCcatacagacagacacacacagccacacacatacaaacacacacacaagtatataatatataggtatatatacTGCATATATAACTGAATAATAATGGCGTAATCAAAAAATCGAAACACAAAcacccaacaacagcaggcacAGGGCATTGAACTTAAGGGCATTGAGGTGACGCAAACAGAAAGGTGTACGGAATTGACGTCACAGCGGAGTAGACTGTGCACacacatcccatcccatcccccacccacccaaccAACCCAACCAAAACTGATCTCTCGATTCTCTGATTCTGAGCGGGAATGCAGCCGCACCTCAGTCGAATACTTATGCATAGCGATAACTgaacgaaatgaaaaaaagaaaaacaaatctaacgatacatatatgtatgaaatgcaccaacagcagcaggcttCGAACGGTTAACCGCACTAACGGTACCAATCCGTCCGTTTTAGGCCCCCCGTTTTGAACCGCCTCTCCCTCCAACCATCCGCAAAAGCTTCGCTTGCAAATCGCTGCAATTTCGTTCCTCGTTAATAGAAAAACTAAACAATCCCTTACACCCTTAGACCCTTGAAAGATAAACcgaaacaaacacacaataaaatgaaatatgcTTCAGATATGTTAATGTAACAGTAAAACAGTAAACAGAGAGGACAAGAGAAAGAGCGGAAGACGGATAAAGATGAATACGACTAACGAATACGAAACCGGTAGAAACGAAATTGAACGAAAAACGAACAGAAGAGGGCGAGAGTTGCGGGCCATCTCGTCCGGCTAGTCCAAGCAAAAAAGCATGTTATACCAAACACCGTACGTAACAATAAGTGATTGAAAATCATCCTTAgacatacacacataaatcaatatatacatatacatggcatatacatatacatacatatacatttaaaagagaaaaaaccacacaaaaaataaaataaaaaacaaactaGTTTTATATGAAGCAAAGCAAATTGAAGGCTACGGCATATGATATTATACGAGTACGATTCCATACGAGGAAAGAACGATAATACCACACTATATTGTATACAAAAACGCTCTATGCCTGGTCGAGACTATACAATCCCCGGAATACAATACATACGACAtacccacatacatatacatatatataaaaccTATATATCCATACTATCTACCACCCAAAAAGATCTACTCATATGGCACACCATACTATTACTCATTGTCTTACCAGTATAGCCCCCTACACCCTCCATATATGCACACCATTTCCCGCATCATAAGGAActacataatacatacatacaatacactAGATAACATACTAGAAGCTTCCCCGCTCATTGATCACTCACTCATCGTTTTCGaactttcaattttcaatCCGTTGAACCCTTTACTTgggtgcaaaaacaaaagcaaaagcaaaaaaaaaagcctaAAAGCCTAGTCTAACCGAACCCGAACCTAACCTAGCCTAGCCTCTACTCGTAACACTTCAACTCAACTACAACTACTAATACCTACTCGTACTACTTGAATCAATGGGATTTTTAAGTGCAGTAGCAATTCCAAATCCAAacaaaactaaactaaacttaCCTAGCGACCAAAACCAAAATCGTTTATATGATAAGCAAGAAATTGAGCTTTTTAATTGTGCAGAATTCCCAACTTAAGACACTGAACGCAGACACACTCCCACAGCCGGAGATCCGGATATATCCGGACCCCcgggccaacacacacacggacacaggCAGAGAAAGAAGCGTAGGATTTGAgaaatttgttatttatgcACTACTATCCCCCGACGTATCTATGATCCATGATCTACTACTATGTATGAAGACCCAACCGGATTAATGAATTTCGTTTGAAcgaacagcagcaactgcatGCAACGCCCTGCCGCCTTCttatattaaattatattcTATTCTGTTTGGTGAGTGGAGAAAGCAACAAAGAACAAGCGTGAATAAACatcaaaataattgaaaactAAAGCCAATTTTGTATTCTATCAATGATCCaaagacaaaataaaaatacatatagcCATTTTTACTGAAAGGTCCACTGAGgtcaacaaataaaaatcagtaaaaatatttattttatttatatttattatataaactatttatatatataaacattttttagaTTCTTAAAACTTAACTCATTTAACGATTAGCATacaatttggttttttatatatatttctgttttgtaCGGTTACCAAATGCAATACCATTTACTTaactacaaaatatttaagaaaaaCAGTCAAAAAAAGTTTCATATCATGTGTCAGCTTATGATTGATATTATTTACACAACATATTTTATACGTCACTTGGTATCGGTGTTCGCACAAATTGATTTATTGCCAAACATTTCTTTTATAAAAATGGGTAGAACCGTTGGGGagattttttatattttagattttatgtatttttaattttctttacaTTATTTTTTAACATTTGCCTCTTTTTACCACCCGTTTTATCTCGCTCACTCGCACTGAACGAGGTAGagtgtgaaagagagagagaacgcgTTGCGTAGGCACTGCAATTTCAAATATTCCTTCTGACTATAAAATTTATCCGctcagattcagattcggcaACATGATAAGATAAGGCCATTCTCTATGactattgtggatgccactgattttcgtcttttggatacaacattttgttgctctagctctatGGTCTCTAAGAACAAGACGGAAAaacagacggagagacagacaaTAACGCTGACCAAGAATATATTTACTCTATGGTGTCGAAAAAGCTTCCTGCTGGGttttacacacatccacatccactttaaccacaaatctaatatacccctatactcttcgagtaccgggtatacaaatatataaaatatatggaGGTAAAATCAAAACCATTTTTATGAAATGCACAATTCACAATATTCTAAAATTAATCGCATGGAAATATTATATCAGGTTTTGCTGAAATCGGCGTTTGAATTGCTGGCCGATCTATCGACCTTCAATGTCCTAAGTGCTTAGCTTGAGCTTCACTTGTTTAGTCAGAGAACAGTTACAGTTAAAGCTCGCTGTAAAGCCCAGGCATCAACTACTTCTAATAAGAAGAGAGAGTAAGAAAGCAGAATGTTACTCTCCCTCTCAGAGTTGTCGTTCTCTGGCTTTGGGATCTCTGGCACTATTGGAGTGCTCACATTTTGTGACTACCATTTTGCCAGTTTGTCGTATTCTTTGGTCTATCCATTGCATTATACATATGTCGATTTTACCGTATGACATTGGCATTACTGCGCAATAAATTGAGTGTTCGCCACGTCTTGTGTATTTTGTGCTCTGTAAAATTATTGTAATTGTTAAACAAATTTGTAGCAAGATGAATAGTACGGCTGAAGAAAGTGAAAACGAAATTCCCGAACGAAATGAGTCCCAATCAGAGGGGTCGGTGTTCGGGTCCGAAAGTGATGAAGGCCCTGCAGATGTGCAGAAGAAAACAGTGCAAACCGACGATGAAGAAGATGTTGAGCAAACAGACGATGAAGAAGATGCTGAGCAAACAGACGATGAAGAAGGAGCCGTAGAAGTGACAAAAGCTCCGGCAGTGAATGGGCCCtccaaggaggaggagaattCTATGTCAGATTCCGAAGAGGATACTGCATTCCCGCCTATATATCCCACTCCGCCCCCTGAGGACGGACGGGCGCGTAAGCGTAAGGACACTGTTCTCTCGATGGCACTGGATGCACTGCAAGCACTGAACAGTAGAAGTGGATCATCGGTTCGGGCCATTGTCAAGTACCTCAAGAG
The sequence above is a segment of the Drosophila pseudoobscura strain MV-25-SWS-2005 chromosome X, UCI_Dpse_MV25, whole genome shotgun sequence genome. Coding sequences within it:
- the LOC6902033 gene encoding uncharacterized protein CG3556 → MSSPPLLLLLLLLFFFVGCLPLSTLTLENVTLAAVPAPAPAPASDGAVVTAASGVASTAAAAAPAVTASSSTAAAMITTDFDNLTVSSSNSNNDSSDEQTNNDNSNSNSHANSNQSVATTTTATAHQDQQEATPLGQGLVPPTAGPGSGSNGTGGGGADPHQHEIIGSASPTKGEQEAILRALDWLKEKRASDYGWGNDTHVVILAKELSGGRDPNESADGHMQVIQELEDTLSVKEMEIEILAMLDRHHTLPKPLNLDKLARYVLALGSLCKDPKHFHGHDLVATLQHHEPAQDIEFALTTLSACSSAAHVRKRQIRRLLDIASGVTDQSVDAIAMVILALRCIVTDHRHRHLQHFVRRPARGLASLQDQRGSFGSLRSTALAMQALQDLEYDPAGHWNRTAASRYILSRQRADGGWSEEPLQDGQEPDIGVGLTADIILALGWKGLGAVRALQCDHVIRESSDPTENGEPKLAVPFGLSSSAEESDAKNISYTYTLWVGSNVSEAFSLSLVSPKNTSFFKAMTQAAEMDPRFIFEAREWPNGHYVHTLYGKKEEPRGYHYWLLYRLPELPDPNNTPGNQLIAPVGVDELMVEDGEHYLYWYKKL